A region from the Actinoplanes sp. OR16 genome encodes:
- a CDS encoding acyltransferase: MTDTTAREGVTIAPTADVDDRATIGEGTRIWHLAQVREDATLGSDCNVGRGAYVGPGVSIGDNCKLQNHALVYEPAVLADGVFIGPAAVLTNDEYPRAVTPDGRLKTGDDWHAVGVTIGEGAAIGARSVCIAPVSVGRWALVAAGAVVTKDVPDFALVVGVPAKRIGWVGRAGRPLTAKGDGVWVCPETGAEYREEDGVLSEG, translated from the coding sequence ATGACCGACACCACAGCGCGCGAGGGTGTGACCATCGCGCCGACCGCCGATGTCGACGACCGCGCCACCATCGGCGAGGGCACCCGGATCTGGCACCTGGCCCAGGTCCGCGAGGACGCGACGCTCGGCAGCGACTGCAACGTCGGCCGCGGGGCGTACGTCGGCCCCGGCGTCAGCATCGGCGACAACTGCAAGCTGCAGAACCACGCCCTCGTCTACGAGCCGGCCGTGCTCGCCGACGGCGTCTTCATCGGCCCGGCCGCGGTGCTGACAAACGACGAGTACCCGCGGGCCGTCACCCCGGACGGCCGGCTGAAGACCGGCGACGACTGGCACGCCGTCGGCGTCACCATCGGCGAGGGCGCGGCCATCGGCGCCCGGTCGGTCTGCATCGCCCCGGTGAGCGTCGGCCGCTGGGCCCTGGTGGCCGCGGGCGCGGTCGTGACCAAGGACGTGCCGGACTTCGCTCTCGTGGTCGGCGTCCCGGCGAAGCGGATCGGCTGGGTGGGCCGGGCCGGCCGCCCGCTGACCGCCAAGGGCGACGGCGTGTGGGTGTGCCCGGAGACCGGTGCGGAATACCGCGAAGAGGACGGCGTGCTGAGCGAGGGCTAG
- a CDS encoding glycosyltransferase: protein MSRITGLASRSLEAYRLRAEMRRRQPPQLRYVERGADVPTIYYLAPDLDAAVGGIRVIYRHVDALNGLGVRARVLHGTPGFRSTWFEHETPVVYTPDVELTGADVLVVPEWYGPTLDRLPAWVTMVIFNQRAYDTWDFVPYETTGKGSPYAGFGNLKALLTVSQDNADLLEYAFPGIPVHRVRNVIDADLFHPGDGTPGRRISFTTTRRERERDQLLHILRSRGVLDGWDVVPIVNRSETEVAEIMRDSAITLSFSDREGFGLPPAEAMACGSYVVGYPGLAGREFFDPAYCSPVAENDLLAFARAVEAACASYDEDPLAFAKAGRVASERVLSEYSAERLDGELLAFFTPLTTRS from the coding sequence ATGAGTCGAATCACCGGCCTGGCGAGCCGATCTCTCGAGGCATACCGGCTGCGAGCCGAGATGCGCCGGCGGCAGCCCCCGCAGCTGCGCTACGTCGAGCGCGGCGCCGACGTGCCGACCATCTACTACCTGGCGCCCGACCTGGACGCCGCGGTCGGTGGCATCCGGGTCATCTACCGGCACGTCGACGCGCTCAACGGGCTCGGCGTCCGGGCCCGGGTGCTGCACGGCACCCCCGGTTTCCGCTCGACCTGGTTCGAGCACGAGACCCCGGTGGTCTACACCCCGGACGTCGAGCTGACCGGCGCCGACGTGCTGGTGGTGCCGGAGTGGTACGGCCCGACCCTGGACCGGCTGCCGGCCTGGGTCACGATGGTCATCTTCAACCAGCGGGCGTACGACACGTGGGACTTCGTGCCGTACGAGACCACCGGCAAGGGCAGCCCGTACGCCGGCTTCGGCAACCTCAAGGCGCTGCTGACCGTGTCGCAGGACAACGCCGACCTGCTGGAGTACGCCTTCCCGGGCATCCCGGTGCACCGGGTCCGCAACGTGATCGACGCCGATCTGTTCCACCCGGGCGACGGCACGCCGGGCCGGCGGATCAGCTTCACCACCACCCGGCGCGAGCGCGAGCGCGACCAGCTGCTGCACATCCTGCGCTCGCGCGGAGTGCTGGACGGCTGGGACGTCGTGCCGATCGTGAACCGCAGCGAGACCGAGGTCGCCGAGATCATGCGGGACAGCGCGATCACCCTGAGCTTCAGCGACCGGGAGGGCTTCGGCCTGCCGCCGGCCGAGGCGATGGCGTGCGGCAGTTACGTGGTGGGCTACCCGGGCCTGGCCGGCCGGGAATTCTTCGACCCCGCGTACTGCTCGCCGGTCGCCGAGAACGACCTGCTCGCGTTCGCCCGGGCGGTCGAGGCCGCCTGCGCCTCCTACGACGAGGATCCGCTGGCCTTCGCCAAGGCCGGACGGGTCGCCTCCGAGCGGGTGCTGTCCGAGTACTCCGCGGAGCGGCTCGACGGCGAGCTGCTCGCCTTCTTCACTCCACTGACCACCCGCTCCTGA
- a CDS encoding nucleotide sugar dehydrogenase — MGTKQFTRDVVIIGGCGRVGLPLGIALASRGQSVTLYDINETAVSTVNDARMPFDEEGADALLTEVVAAGRLSATTDPASVSTAENLIVVVGTPVDEHLNPDLGVVPRALERCAEHLVPGQLVVLRSTVYPGVTALTEKMLRNRGIEVDLAFCPERIAEGKALTELFDLPQIVAARSPEVSLRAEKLFRNLTEQIVPVSPEEAELAKLFTNTWRYIKFATANQFWMMANDYGVDYARIRHAITYDYPRAADVPMPGFAAGPCLLKDTMQLAAFNQNKFVLGHAAMLINEGLPNYVVSRVEARFDLSELTVGVLGMAFKAGSDDSRESLAYKLRKLLTLKAKSVLCTDPHIADDRFVGLDEVLEKADVLIIAAPHKEYAELDTDLPLIDMWGLTRSGVLV, encoded by the coding sequence GTGGGGACAAAGCAATTCACACGTGACGTCGTCATCATCGGCGGCTGTGGCCGGGTGGGGCTGCCGCTGGGCATCGCGCTCGCGTCGCGGGGCCAGTCGGTGACTCTGTACGACATCAACGAGACCGCAGTGTCCACAGTGAACGATGCCCGGATGCCGTTCGACGAGGAGGGCGCGGACGCGCTGCTCACCGAGGTGGTCGCGGCCGGACGGCTCTCCGCGACGACGGATCCGGCGAGCGTCAGCACGGCCGAGAACCTGATCGTCGTGGTGGGCACGCCGGTCGACGAGCACCTCAACCCGGACCTCGGTGTCGTGCCGCGCGCGCTCGAGCGCTGTGCCGAGCACCTGGTGCCCGGTCAGCTCGTCGTACTGCGCAGCACGGTGTATCCGGGAGTGACGGCGCTCACTGAGAAAATGCTCCGGAATCGGGGCATCGAGGTCGACCTGGCCTTCTGTCCGGAGCGCATCGCCGAGGGCAAGGCTCTGACCGAATTGTTCGACCTGCCGCAGATCGTCGCGGCTCGGAGCCCGGAAGTCAGCCTGCGCGCGGAGAAGCTTTTCCGGAATCTGACGGAACAGATCGTCCCGGTCTCCCCGGAGGAGGCCGAGCTGGCGAAGCTGTTCACCAACACGTGGCGCTACATCAAGTTCGCCACCGCCAATCAGTTCTGGATGATGGCGAACGATTACGGCGTGGACTACGCGCGGATCCGGCACGCCATCACGTACGACTACCCGCGCGCGGCCGACGTGCCGATGCCGGGCTTCGCCGCCGGCCCGTGCCTGCTCAAGGACACGATGCAGCTGGCAGCGTTCAACCAGAACAAGTTCGTCCTCGGGCACGCCGCCATGCTGATCAACGAGGGCCTGCCGAACTACGTGGTGTCGCGCGTCGAGGCCCGCTTCGACCTGAGCGAGCTGACCGTCGGCGTCCTGGGCATGGCGTTCAAGGCCGGGAGCGACGATTCGCGCGAGAGTCTGGCGTACAAGCTCCGCAAGCTCTTGACCCTCAAGGCCAAATCGGTCCTCTGCACGGACCCGCACATCGCCGACGACCGCTTCGTCGGACTGGACGAGGTGCTGGAGAAGGCCGACGTGCTGATCATCGCCGCTCCCCACAAGGAGTACGCCGAGCTCGACACCGATCTCCCCCTGATCGACATGTGGGGGCTGACCCGCAGCGGAGTGCTGGTGTGA
- a CDS encoding glycosyltransferase family 2 protein has translation MKPRVTVVIPVYNEGDAILPHMERLLRDVTLPAEILIVHDTPDDTTVPYAEKLAMADSRVRPVLNTYGRGPANAIRFGIDAALAPVAVVTMADGCDDPRQIDTLAMLVERGVVVAAASRYMPSGQQVGGPRLKRLLSRWAGRSLYQMTRVGTQDATNSFKAYSTDFVRQVGIESRVGFEIGLELTAKACRARLPVAEIPTIWLDRQLGESHFDMGRFLPSYLRWYRFAYGKRLTLEQLGARAKRAEAAEMPARPVAIENNS, from the coding sequence GTGAAACCCCGCGTCACGGTCGTCATCCCGGTCTACAACGAGGGTGACGCGATCCTGCCGCACATGGAGCGCCTGCTGCGCGACGTGACCCTGCCGGCGGAGATCCTCATCGTCCACGACACCCCCGACGACACCACCGTCCCGTACGCGGAGAAGCTGGCCATGGCCGACTCCCGGGTGCGGCCGGTGCTCAACACCTACGGCCGCGGGCCGGCCAACGCCATCCGCTTCGGCATCGACGCGGCCCTGGCGCCGGTCGCGGTCGTCACGATGGCCGACGGCTGTGACGATCCGCGCCAGATCGACACCCTGGCCATGCTGGTCGAGCGGGGTGTGGTGGTCGCCGCGGCGTCCCGTTACATGCCGAGCGGCCAGCAGGTCGGCGGCCCACGCCTGAAGCGGCTGCTGTCGCGCTGGGCGGGGCGCAGCCTCTACCAGATGACCCGGGTCGGCACGCAGGACGCCACGAACAGCTTCAAGGCGTACAGCACCGATTTCGTCCGCCAGGTCGGGATCGAGTCCCGGGTCGGCTTCGAGATCGGCCTGGAGCTGACCGCGAAGGCGTGCCGCGCCCGGCTGCCCGTCGCGGAGATCCCGACCATCTGGCTCGACCGCCAGCTCGGTGAGTCTCACTTTGACATGGGTCGATTCCTCCCCAGCTACCTGCGCTGGTATAGGTTCGCCTACGGCAAGCGGCTCACGCTGGAGCAACTCGGCGCCCGCGCCAAACGAGCCGAGGCGGCCGAGATGCCCGCCCGTCCCGTCGCCATCGAAAACAACAGCTAA
- a CDS encoding Gfo/Idh/MocA family protein produces MSVSSHDKKDGPIGVAVIGAGYWGPNLVRNFQASPEFRLRWLCDLDVERARKVLGGYSTVQVSASLDEVLADPEVKAVAIATPAGTHLPVALAALRAGKHVLVEKPLASTYEEGVQLVEEADRRGLTLMCDHTYCYQPAVLRIRELVHAGELGDLHFLDSVRINLGLVQKDIDVVWDLAPHDLSILDFVLPPGIRPIAVAAHGADGIGAGRACVAYLTLELSNGAIAHIHVNWLSPVKIRTAIIGGSKKTLVWDDLNPSQRISIYDRGVDVTAADELGDEERRDLRISYRSGDMVAPALVEREALRTMVDEYARAITTGTPALTDGRSGLRVLEILQAASRSLAEGGTMIKLDEGHMA; encoded by the coding sequence ATGTCCGTGTCTTCTCACGACAAAAAGGACGGCCCGATCGGCGTCGCCGTCATCGGGGCCGGCTACTGGGGCCCCAACCTCGTCCGCAACTTCCAGGCCTCGCCGGAGTTCCGGCTGCGCTGGCTCTGCGACCTCGACGTCGAGCGGGCCCGGAAGGTCCTCGGCGGGTACTCGACCGTCCAGGTCTCGGCCAGCCTCGACGAGGTCCTCGCCGACCCCGAGGTGAAGGCCGTCGCGATCGCCACCCCGGCCGGCACCCACCTGCCGGTCGCCCTGGCCGCGCTGCGCGCCGGCAAGCACGTGCTGGTCGAGAAGCCCCTCGCCTCCACGTACGAGGAGGGCGTCCAGCTCGTCGAGGAGGCCGACCGCCGGGGCCTGACGCTGATGTGCGACCACACGTACTGCTACCAGCCGGCCGTGCTGCGCATCCGCGAGCTGGTGCACGCCGGCGAGCTGGGCGACCTGCATTTCCTGGACTCGGTGCGGATCAACCTGGGCCTGGTGCAGAAGGACATCGACGTGGTGTGGGACCTGGCCCCGCACGACCTGTCGATCCTCGACTTCGTGCTGCCGCCCGGCATCCGCCCGATCGCGGTGGCGGCGCACGGCGCGGACGGCATCGGCGCGGGCCGGGCCTGCGTGGCCTACCTGACGCTGGAGCTGAGCAACGGCGCGATCGCGCACATCCACGTGAACTGGCTGTCGCCCGTCAAGATCCGTACGGCGATCATCGGCGGGTCGAAGAAGACCCTGGTCTGGGACGACCTCAACCCCAGCCAGCGGATCTCGATCTACGACCGGGGCGTGGACGTCACGGCGGCCGACGAGCTCGGCGACGAGGAGCGCCGCGACCTGCGCATCTCCTACCGCTCGGGTGACATGGTCGCCCCGGCGCTGGTGGAGCGCGAGGCGCTGCGCACGATGGTGGACGAGTACGCGCGGGCCATCACGACGGGTACGCCGGCGCTGACCGACGGCCGGTCCGGCCTGCGGGTGCTGGAGATTCTTCAGGCGGCTTCCCGGAGCCTCGCCGAAGGCGGAACAATGATCAAGCTCGACGAAGGGCACATGGCGTGA
- a CDS encoding methionyl-tRNA formyltransferase, which produces MSSSERPRVVLVGIGPTTATALAGLTGEFTVAALLRAGEDDTTALAAGHGIPVVGDTSVTSLRQVVQRERPDAVVVSSYDRILPADMLAGIPFVNVHYAPLPRYRGRATVNWALINGEADAYIAIHCLEPALDAGGVLYSGSVPIGPQDTVATLYDRLNELQRENIAAAVRRRLSGDQGEEQDEGTATYCCTRLPEDGEIHWSSSTTGLDRLIRALSPPFPAAYTYLGLRRLLVHRAEPRLDAPRYEGRVPGRPVGRSSAEGWVDVLTGDGVLRLHTVELDGDGPVPAADVIRSVKQTLGLRTQDLLSKIADLEARLATHIIDPAGVTSA; this is translated from the coding sequence ATGAGCTCGTCTGAGCGCCCCCGTGTCGTCCTGGTCGGCATCGGCCCCACCACGGCCACCGCGCTCGCCGGCCTGACCGGCGAGTTCACCGTGGCGGCGCTGCTGCGTGCCGGTGAGGACGACACGACCGCTCTCGCCGCCGGCCACGGCATCCCCGTGGTCGGCGACACCTCGGTCACCTCGCTGCGCCAGGTGGTGCAGCGGGAGCGGCCGGACGCCGTGGTCGTCTCGTCGTACGACCGGATCCTGCCGGCCGACATGCTGGCCGGCATCCCGTTCGTGAACGTGCACTACGCCCCGCTGCCCCGCTACCGGGGCCGGGCCACGGTGAACTGGGCGCTGATCAACGGGGAGGCGGACGCGTACATCGCGATCCACTGCCTGGAGCCGGCGCTCGACGCCGGTGGCGTCCTCTACAGCGGCAGTGTCCCGATCGGCCCGCAGGACACCGTCGCCACGCTCTACGATCGCCTCAACGAGCTGCAGCGGGAGAATATCGCCGCGGCGGTCCGCCGCCGGCTCTCCGGGGACCAGGGCGAGGAGCAGGACGAGGGTACGGCGACCTACTGCTGCACCCGGCTGCCCGAGGACGGGGAGATCCACTGGTCGTCCTCCACGACCGGGCTCGACCGGCTGATCCGGGCGCTCAGTCCGCCGTTCCCGGCCGCCTACACCTACCTCGGCCTGCGCCGGCTGCTCGTGCACCGGGCGGAGCCGCGGCTCGACGCTCCGCGCTACGAGGGCCGGGTGCCCGGCCGCCCGGTCGGCCGCTCGTCCGCCGAGGGCTGGGTCGACGTGCTGACCGGCGACGGGGTCCTGCGGCTGCACACCGTCGAACTGGACGGGGACGGGCCGGTTCCGGCAGCCGACGTGATCCGGTCGGTGAAGCAGACGCTCGGGCTGCGTACCCAGGATCTCCTTTCCAAGATCGCCGACCTCGAGGCGCGGCTGGCGACCCACATCATCGATCCGGCAGGAGTCACCTCAGCATGA
- a CDS encoding NAD(P)-dependent oxidoreductase, with the protein MSKVLITGSAGFIGGYVVEELLSRGHEVVGLDNFSKYGPVSRSYDNHPRYHFTEGDARDVDLVTSLASDCDHFIAGAAMIGGISYFHAYAYDLLATNERIMAASCDAAIKAHREGRLQKMTYLSSSMVFESTDRWPSKEGDERIVPPPLSSYGFQKLAVEYYAKAAWDQYKLPYTIIRPFNCVGVGEGRAIGEAEVLSGNVKLAMSHVVPDLVQKVLKGQDPLHILGDGSQVRHYTYGGDLARGIVVAMEHEAARNDDFNISTAEGTTVQELAEVIWRKIKGADAPFSLVSDDPFEYDVQKRVPDVTKAKEVLGFEATTSLEDMLDEVIPWVTQAVAEGRL; encoded by the coding sequence GTGTCCAAGGTTCTGATCACCGGCTCCGCCGGCTTCATCGGCGGGTATGTCGTGGAGGAACTGCTGTCCCGCGGCCACGAGGTCGTCGGGCTGGACAACTTCTCCAAGTACGGGCCGGTCTCCCGCTCGTACGACAACCACCCCCGTTACCACTTCACCGAGGGTGACGCCCGCGACGTCGACCTGGTCACCAGCCTCGCGTCGGACTGCGACCACTTCATCGCCGGCGCGGCGATGATCGGTGGCATCTCCTACTTCCACGCGTACGCCTACGACCTGCTCGCCACCAACGAGCGGATCATGGCCGCCTCCTGCGACGCGGCCATCAAGGCGCACCGCGAGGGCCGCCTCCAGAAGATGACCTACCTGTCGTCGTCGATGGTCTTCGAGTCGACCGACCGCTGGCCGTCCAAGGAGGGTGACGAGCGGATCGTCCCGCCGCCGCTGTCGTCGTACGGCTTCCAGAAGCTGGCCGTCGAGTACTACGCGAAGGCCGCCTGGGACCAGTACAAGCTGCCCTACACCATCATCCGGCCGTTCAACTGCGTCGGCGTCGGCGAGGGCCGCGCGATCGGCGAGGCCGAGGTGCTCTCCGGCAACGTCAAGCTGGCCATGTCGCACGTCGTCCCGGACCTCGTGCAGAAGGTGCTCAAGGGCCAGGACCCGCTGCACATCCTCGGCGACGGCAGCCAGGTGCGTCACTACACCTACGGTGGCGACCTCGCCCGCGGCATCGTCGTGGCGATGGAGCACGAGGCCGCCCGCAACGACGACTTCAACATCTCGACCGCCGAGGGCACCACGGTGCAGGAGCTGGCCGAGGTGATCTGGCGCAAGATCAAGGGTGCCGACGCCCCGTTCAGCCTGGTCTCCGACGACCCGTTCGAGTACGACGTGCAGAAGCGCGTCCCGGACGTCACGAAGGCCAAGGAGGTCCTCGGCTTCGAGGCGACCACTTCCCTGGAAGACATGCTCGACGAGGTGATTCCGTGGGTGACCCAGGCGGTCGCCGAGGGCCGGCTCTGA
- a CDS encoding DegT/DnrJ/EryC1/StrS aminotransferase family protein, which translates to MAGVQVNQQRKIPVMIPLLGEEEAQAAADAVRSGWVAQGPRVAKFEEEFAAIVGAGHGVAVSSCTTGLHLALVLHGIGPGDEVIIPSFSFIATANAVRYVGATPIFADVDIATGNVTVETLDAVRTDRTRAVIAVHQGGVPFDTAALRKAAAGWGVVLVEDAACAAGSTAYGQPAGTGAAVAAWSFHPRKLITTGEGGMVTVDDADAAVRLKRLREHGMNVSAADRHASKQPVLEAYLETAYNYRMTDIQAAVGLVQLTRLAGLVAQRRQFAARYQELLAGIDGLIPVRDPAYGQTNYQSFWVLLDGFPVDRDEVLSALAAKGVSARRGIMASHLEPAYADVTPPPLPVTERLTRNSLILPLHHQLTEDDQDHIVGVLRDLAGGKA; encoded by the coding sequence GTGGCGGGCGTCCAAGTGAACCAGCAGCGCAAGATCCCGGTGATGATCCCCCTGCTCGGTGAGGAGGAGGCGCAGGCCGCTGCCGACGCCGTCCGCTCCGGCTGGGTGGCGCAGGGCCCGCGGGTCGCGAAGTTCGAGGAGGAGTTCGCGGCGATCGTCGGCGCCGGCCACGGTGTCGCGGTCAGCTCCTGTACGACCGGCCTGCACCTGGCACTGGTGCTGCACGGCATCGGCCCGGGCGACGAGGTGATCATCCCGTCGTTCTCGTTCATCGCGACGGCGAACGCGGTCCGCTACGTGGGCGCCACGCCGATCTTCGCCGACGTCGACATCGCAACCGGCAACGTCACGGTGGAGACGCTCGACGCGGTGCGTACCGATCGCACCCGGGCGGTCATCGCCGTGCACCAGGGCGGCGTGCCGTTCGACACGGCGGCGCTGCGCAAGGCCGCCGCCGGGTGGGGGGTCGTGCTCGTGGAGGACGCCGCCTGCGCGGCCGGTTCCACGGCGTACGGGCAGCCCGCCGGAACCGGCGCCGCGGTGGCCGCGTGGTCGTTCCACCCGCGCAAGCTCATCACCACCGGTGAGGGCGGCATGGTGACGGTCGACGACGCCGACGCGGCGGTCCGGCTGAAGCGCCTGCGGGAGCACGGCATGAACGTCTCCGCCGCCGACCGGCACGCCAGCAAGCAGCCGGTGCTGGAGGCGTACCTGGAGACGGCCTACAACTACCGGATGACCGACATCCAGGCCGCGGTCGGGCTCGTGCAGCTCACCCGGCTCGCCGGTCTCGTGGCGCAGCGCCGGCAGTTCGCCGCGCGCTACCAGGAGCTGCTCGCCGGCATCGACGGGCTGATCCCGGTCCGCGACCCGGCCTACGGGCAGACGAACTACCAGTCCTTCTGGGTGCTGCTGGACGGCTTCCCGGTGGACCGCGACGAGGTCCTCTCGGCGCTCGCCGCCAAGGGCGTCTCGGCGCGGCGCGGCATCATGGCGTCGCACCTGGAGCCGGCCTACGCCGACGTCACCCCGCCGCCGCTGCCGGTGACCGAGCGGCTGACCAGGAACTCGCTGATCCTGCCGCTGCACCACCAGCTCACCGAGGACGACCAGGACCACATCGTCGGCGTCCTGCGCGACCTCGCCGGCGGCAAGGCATGA
- a CDS encoding DegT/DnrJ/EryC1/StrS aminotransferase family protein — protein sequence MNRIPLVDLAAAHAEVADEVETGFKRIIAETAFIGGAEVAAFEQEYAAFSGLAHCIGVANGTDALELAFRAVGVGAGDEVILPANTFIATAEAVARTGASVVLVDCDARTYLIDVEAALAAVTARTKAIAPVHLYGQLAAVEQLRAGLDRLGRTDVVIVEDAAQSQGATRHGRGSGVDGIAATSFYPGKNLGAYGDAGAVTTASEEWATTVRTLGSHGGLRKYHHDLVGVNSRLDGLQAVVLRAKLARLADWNVRRRAAAARYAELLAGLDDVVLPVTLDGNEHVWHIYCIRVPRRDEVLATLNENGVGAAIHYPIPVHRTGAFASLGGSYPNAEAVAPQILSLPIYPQITASQQERVAEVLKSALAG from the coding sequence ATGAACAGGATCCCGCTCGTCGACCTGGCCGCCGCCCACGCCGAGGTGGCCGACGAGGTCGAGACCGGTTTCAAGCGCATCATCGCGGAGACCGCCTTCATCGGCGGCGCCGAGGTGGCCGCGTTCGAGCAGGAGTACGCCGCGTTCTCCGGGCTGGCGCACTGCATCGGCGTCGCGAACGGCACCGACGCGCTGGAGCTGGCGTTCCGTGCGGTCGGCGTCGGCGCCGGCGACGAGGTGATCCTGCCGGCGAACACGTTCATCGCGACGGCCGAGGCGGTCGCCCGGACCGGGGCCTCCGTCGTTCTGGTGGACTGCGACGCCCGTACCTATCTCATCGATGTCGAAGCCGCGCTCGCGGCCGTCACCGCGCGCACCAAGGCGATCGCGCCGGTCCACCTCTACGGCCAGCTGGCCGCGGTGGAGCAGCTGCGGGCCGGCCTGGACCGGCTCGGCCGCACCGACGTGGTGATCGTCGAGGACGCCGCGCAGTCGCAGGGCGCCACCCGGCACGGCAGGGGTTCCGGCGTCGACGGCATCGCGGCGACCAGCTTCTACCCGGGCAAGAACCTCGGTGCGTACGGCGACGCCGGAGCGGTGACCACCGCCTCCGAGGAGTGGGCCACCACGGTCCGCACTCTGGGCAGCCACGGTGGCCTGCGCAAGTACCACCACGATCTGGTCGGCGTGAACAGCCGGCTGGACGGACTTCAGGCCGTGGTGCTGCGCGCCAAGCTGGCCCGGCTGGCCGACTGGAACGTGCGCCGCCGCGCTGCCGCCGCCCGCTACGCCGAGCTGCTCGCCGGCCTGGACGACGTGGTTCTGCCGGTCACCCTGGACGGCAACGAGCACGTCTGGCACATCTACTGCATCCGGGTGCCGCGCCGCGACGAGGTGCTCGCGACGCTGAACGAGAACGGTGTCGGGGCGGCGATCCACTACCCGATCCCGGTGCACCGGACCGGAGCGTTCGCGTCGCTGGGCGGGTCGTACCCGAACGCCGAGGCGGTCGCCCCGCAGATCCTGTCACTGCCGATCTACCCGCAGATCACAGCGAGCCAGCAGGAGCGGGTCGCTGAGGTCCTGAAGTCCGCGCTGGCTGGCTGA
- a CDS encoding NAD-dependent epimerase/dehydratase family protein, producing the protein MTGVQIEGARALVTGGAGTIGSHVVDELVRGGAAEVVVLDNFVRGRKDNLAWSLENGPVKLVEGDIRDQKLVRDLTKGQDLVFHLAAIRITQCAEEPRLANEVLVDGTFNVIEAAAEEGVKKLVASSSASVYGLAEEFPTTERHHPYNNDTFYGAAKAFNEATLRSFHAMKGLDYVALRYFNVYGPRMDIHGLYTEVLIRWMERITAGTPPLILGDGLATMDFVHVADIARANILAARADVTDEVFNIASAQETSLKELAQALSDVMKSDLAPEHGPARAVNGVTRRLADISAAEQKLGWRPELSLTEGLQGLVDWWRASK; encoded by the coding sequence GTGACTGGGGTACAGATCGAGGGCGCACGCGCTCTCGTCACCGGCGGGGCCGGCACGATCGGTTCGCACGTCGTCGACGAACTGGTCCGCGGCGGCGCCGCGGAGGTCGTCGTTCTCGACAACTTCGTGCGCGGCCGCAAGGACAACCTGGCCTGGTCGCTGGAGAACGGCCCGGTCAAGCTGGTCGAGGGCGACATCCGCGACCAGAAGCTGGTCCGTGACCTGACCAAGGGCCAGGACCTGGTCTTCCACCTGGCGGCGATCCGCATCACGCAGTGCGCGGAGGAGCCCCGGCTCGCGAACGAGGTGCTGGTCGACGGCACCTTCAACGTGATCGAGGCGGCCGCCGAGGAAGGCGTCAAGAAGCTCGTGGCGTCCTCGTCGGCGTCGGTCTACGGCCTGGCCGAGGAGTTCCCGACCACCGAGCGCCACCACCCGTACAACAACGACACGTTCTACGGCGCGGCGAAGGCGTTCAACGAGGCCACGCTGCGCAGCTTCCACGCGATGAAGGGCCTCGACTACGTCGCCCTGCGCTACTTCAACGTGTACGGCCCGCGGATGGACATCCACGGCCTCTACACCGAGGTGCTGATCCGCTGGATGGAGCGGATCACCGCCGGAACGCCGCCGCTGATCCTCGGCGACGGCCTCGCGACCATGGACTTCGTGCACGTGGCGGACATCGCGCGAGCCAACATCCTGGCGGCGAGGGCCGACGTCACCGACGAGGTCTTCAACATCGCCAGCGCCCAGGAGACCAGCCTCAAGGAGCTGGCCCAGGCGCTGTCCGACGTGATGAAGTCGGACCTGGCCCCGGAGCACGGCCCGGCCCGCGCGGTGAACGGCGTCACCCGCCGCCTCGCCGACATCAGCGCCGCCGAGCAGAAGCTGGGCTGGCGTCCCGAGCTGTCCCTGACCGAGGGCCTGCAGGGCCTCGTCGACTGGTGGCGGGCGTCCAAGTGA